From one Streptomyces sp. NBC_01478 genomic stretch:
- a CDS encoding ATP-grasp domain-containing protein encodes MAKVVMLEALAYGLDRLTEAARRHGTELVLLTFDRGYYSRQLAGNDHLRVVDADTFDIDAVRTALDALGDVSGLISNTDTWARTAETLAEERGFPNVLRNVDRLRDKVWVRTRVAEAGLSTGSPVRGSDWAALAAAGRLPAAPALHIVKDAEGTGSKHVRLADRSESVADAIEELRGQGVPAERITVEPYACGPLYSAETCTTESGTALLGINSRTVSELPQFRELDLTFPIGRGSRWEADIADWVSRVLAGVGRGTGFSHVEFVDTADGPQLVEVNPRLGGGRIGEGILEAGGVDPFELLLLQATEPHLDSRHLAAVAREPVTGGFAQVLKYASQTGKLGEVSGAEDLARFPGDIEWHPLKDSASLIESVADQRACYGFLTARGPSPEIALHRAHAAARHLRVAGPGPSGPR; translated from the coding sequence GTGGCCAAGGTCGTCATGCTGGAGGCGCTGGCCTACGGACTGGACCGGCTCACCGAAGCGGCCCGGCGGCACGGGACCGAGCTCGTCCTGCTGACGTTCGACCGCGGCTACTACAGCCGGCAGCTCGCCGGCAACGACCACCTGCGGGTCGTGGACGCCGACACCTTCGACATCGACGCGGTGCGCACCGCGCTCGACGCCCTGGGCGACGTGTCCGGCCTGATCTCCAACACGGACACCTGGGCGCGGACGGCGGAGACACTGGCCGAGGAACGCGGCTTCCCCAACGTGCTGCGCAACGTGGACCGGCTGCGCGACAAGGTGTGGGTGCGCACCCGCGTCGCCGAGGCGGGACTGAGCACCGGCAGCCCCGTACGGGGTTCCGACTGGGCGGCCCTCGCCGCCGCCGGACGCCTGCCCGCCGCACCCGCGCTGCACATCGTCAAGGACGCGGAGGGCACGGGCAGCAAGCACGTCCGGCTCGCGGACCGGAGCGAGTCCGTCGCCGACGCGATCGAGGAACTGCGCGGGCAGGGCGTCCCCGCCGAGCGCATCACCGTGGAGCCCTACGCCTGCGGCCCCCTCTACAGCGCCGAGACCTGCACCACGGAGTCCGGCACGGCACTCCTCGGCATCAACAGCCGTACCGTCTCGGAGCTGCCGCAGTTCCGCGAGTTGGACCTGACGTTCCCGATCGGCAGGGGCAGCCGCTGGGAGGCGGACATCGCGGACTGGGTCTCCCGGGTGCTGGCCGGCGTCGGCCGCGGCACCGGTTTCTCCCACGTCGAATTCGTGGACACGGCGGACGGACCCCAACTGGTCGAGGTCAACCCGCGGTTGGGCGGCGGCAGGATCGGCGAGGGGATCCTCGAGGCCGGCGGCGTCGACCCGTTCGAGCTGCTCCTGCTCCAGGCGACGGAGCCACACCTCGACTCCCGGCACCTGGCGGCCGTCGCGCGGGAACCCGTGACCGGCGGCTTCGCCCAGGTGCTGAAGTACGCCTCGCAGACCGGGAAGCTCGGCGAGGTCTCCGGCGCCGAGGACCTCGCGAGGTTCCCCGGCGACATCGAGTGGCATCCGCTCAAGGACTCCGCCTCCCTGATCGAGAGCGTGGCCGACCAGCGGGCCTGCTACGGCTTTCTCACCGCCCGGGGGCCGTCGCCCGAGATCGCGCTGCACCGGGCCCACGCCGCCGCCCGGCACCTGAGGGTCGCCGGGCCCGGACCGTCCGGACCACGATGA
- a CDS encoding MFS transporter yields MRRSSGLSLPPWCGGPVRVLLVAAFVSSVGVFLVVPYLGIYLRDTAGLSSATVGLLLGLTYWGTRVSGLAAGALAHRWGMRRVMVLGNLLRVAGYVLLLGDSLAQITCAVLLIGTGAGVFFPVAKAYLLRVVDEEHQLKAIAARNMCANTGVALGPLVGMLVFVQGPQGLFLLAAAAFGALNVLLLRLPIRQDGDGPAPAYWRNAAALALRRPVVLVTAATTLLGVAVVQLESTFPLLVSRGPSTWLAGALFLINALLVIVVQPPVMKAVAGGGVRTVFVTGFALFAASFVLLSAPGSLWPVWLVAVGVFSVAEVGVSLWIDDRVRALGADDATTIYGLSGVGDACGGLAGALLGASLIGGAHSSPDVWNGYWALAPMLMAAVLALGPLLPAAPRTGRSRPTRQAGRSPDPSTKGDAPR; encoded by the coding sequence ATGAGACGCTCGTCGGGCCTGTCGTTGCCGCCCTGGTGCGGTGGACCCGTGCGGGTCCTGCTCGTCGCCGCGTTCGTCTCCAGCGTCGGGGTCTTCCTGGTCGTGCCGTACCTCGGCATCTATCTGCGCGACACCGCCGGCCTCTCCTCGGCGACCGTCGGCCTGCTGCTGGGGCTCACCTACTGGGGCACGCGGGTCTCCGGCCTGGCCGCCGGAGCGCTCGCCCACCGGTGGGGCATGCGCCGCGTGATGGTGCTGGGCAACCTGCTGCGGGTGGCCGGCTATGTGCTGCTGCTCGGCGACTCCCTCGCACAGATCACCTGCGCGGTGCTGCTCATCGGCACCGGGGCCGGCGTGTTCTTCCCCGTGGCCAAGGCGTACCTGCTGCGGGTGGTGGACGAGGAGCACCAGCTCAAGGCCATCGCCGCGCGCAACATGTGCGCCAACACGGGCGTCGCGCTGGGCCCGCTCGTCGGGATGCTGGTGTTCGTGCAGGGGCCGCAGGGGCTGTTCCTGCTCGCCGCCGCGGCCTTCGGCGCCCTCAACGTCCTGCTGCTGCGTCTGCCGATACGCCAGGACGGCGACGGGCCGGCCCCGGCGTACTGGCGCAACGCTGCGGCCTTGGCCCTCCGGCGGCCCGTCGTCCTGGTGACCGCGGCGACCACTCTGCTGGGCGTCGCCGTCGTCCAGTTGGAGAGCACGTTCCCCCTCCTCGTCTCGCGCGGGCCCTCGACCTGGCTCGCCGGCGCCCTGTTCCTGATCAACGCGCTGCTGGTCATCGTGGTGCAGCCGCCCGTGATGAAGGCCGTCGCGGGCGGCGGCGTCCGCACCGTCTTCGTGACGGGGTTCGCCCTCTTCGCCGCCAGTTTCGTCCTGTTGTCGGCTCCCGGGTCCCTGTGGCCCGTGTGGCTGGTGGCGGTCGGCGTCTTCAGCGTGGCGGAGGTGGGCGTGAGCCTGTGGATCGACGACCGCGTCAGAGCCCTGGGAGCGGACGACGCCACCACCATCTACGGCCTGTCCGGGGTCGGTGACGCGTGCGGAGGCCTGGCCGGGGCCCTGCTGGGCGCCTCACTGATCGGTGGCGCGCACTCGTCCCCGGACGTCTGGAACGGCTACTGGGCCCTGGCCCCGATGCTGATGGCCGCCGTCCTCGCCCTCGGCCCCCTCCTGCCCGCCGCACCCCGGACCGGCCGATCCCGGCCCACCCGGCAAGCGGGCCGTTCACCGGATCCGAGCACCAAGGGAGATGCACCGCGATGA
- a CDS encoding SAM-dependent methyltransferase, whose translation MTVTVLGIGYGADVTTATAAALAEADVLIGHEVFLSSVRHLARPDAECFDVLERATPDEDVFAVRTRVAAERSAAGAKVVIVSGGDPGLLGMAGPALHHLNRTGDPALADVRVLPGLSAWQYVSAELGAPFNGGVTVLSLCLYSHSEERIARQIRGAALSGLGTVVYMLRHNGEQHPELFPTAEPAAGISRRRFTLLRDTYLAQRPADTPTYLLEGLGRTEGHTRLGAPLADALDLYEKSGPESVWCLPGEEYEQGGGLIWGTT comes from the coding sequence ATGACTGTCACCGTCCTCGGGATCGGCTACGGCGCCGACGTCACCACGGCCACGGCCGCCGCGCTCGCCGAAGCCGACGTGCTGATCGGGCACGAGGTCTTCCTGAGCAGCGTCAGGCATCTCGCCCGGCCGGACGCCGAGTGCTTCGACGTCCTGGAGCGGGCGACGCCCGACGAGGACGTGTTCGCCGTCCGCACCAGGGTCGCCGCCGAACGCTCCGCCGCCGGCGCGAAGGTCGTCATCGTCTCGGGCGGCGACCCGGGGCTGCTCGGCATGGCCGGTCCCGCACTGCACCACCTCAACCGGACCGGTGACCCGGCCCTGGCGGACGTACGCGTCCTGCCGGGTCTGTCCGCCTGGCAGTACGTCTCCGCCGAACTCGGCGCCCCCTTCAACGGCGGGGTCACCGTGCTGTCGCTGTGCCTGTACAGCCACAGCGAGGAACGGATCGCCCGCCAGATCCGCGGGGCCGCGCTGTCCGGCCTGGGCACGGTCGTCTACATGCTCCGCCACAACGGCGAGCAGCACCCCGAGCTCTTCCCCACCGCCGAGCCCGCCGCCGGGATCTCCCGCCGCCGCTTCACCCTGCTCAGGGACACCTACCTCGCACAACGCCCCGCGGACACACCCACCTACCTGCTGGAGGGGCTCGGTCGCACCGAGGGGCACACCCGCCTCGGCGCCCCGCTCGCCGACGCGCTCGACCTCTACGAGAAGTCGGGTCCCGAGTCGGTGTGGTGCCTGCCCGGCGAGGAGTACGAGCAGGGCGGCGGACTGATATGGGGGACCACATGA
- a CDS encoding PLP-dependent lyase/thiolase: MTTPPHHPTRSPYLEGLRCIQCDERHPVADRPRGCPSCAARGRNSNLFCVYADAAPADQRYPYLEVPALGQGETPMLPVDGQPNVWVKNEAANPTGSHKDRFSAFATAHARACGYRGVVIGSSGNAGLSMAAYAAAAGLRCTVAGFDSLPDRVRSYLTGFGAEVRTFATDRERVALVEELAAAPDTLAVSNITHPVVGSSCFGIEGYKRISWEIADRAPEPVRHVILPSSRGDLAWGVHRGFAEVAEQRGLPVPRLHLVEPYPRLSAVLDGASLTDRFPGDFGRLSSIAGDGTTVQAHRAVTRSKGSAVVVSDAVADEWFSRLCRRGHVWERSSATVFAALDTLRARGRLTEGEPTVLIATSHLFKGF; encoded by the coding sequence ATGACGACCCCTCCCCACCACCCCACGCGGTCCCCGTACCTGGAAGGACTGCGCTGCATCCAGTGCGACGAGCGGCACCCGGTCGCGGACCGTCCGCGGGGCTGCCCCTCGTGCGCGGCCCGCGGACGGAACTCCAACCTCTTCTGCGTGTACGCGGACGCCGCCCCCGCGGACCAGCGGTACCCCTACCTGGAGGTGCCCGCCCTGGGCCAGGGGGAGACACCGATGCTGCCGGTGGACGGTCAGCCGAACGTGTGGGTCAAGAACGAGGCGGCGAACCCGACCGGCTCGCACAAGGACCGCTTCTCGGCGTTCGCCACGGCACACGCCCGTGCCTGCGGATACCGCGGCGTGGTCATCGGCTCCTCGGGCAACGCCGGTCTCTCCATGGCCGCCTACGCCGCGGCCGCGGGCCTGCGCTGCACGGTGGCCGGCTTCGACTCGCTTCCCGACCGGGTGCGGAGCTACCTGACCGGTTTCGGCGCGGAGGTGCGGACCTTCGCCACGGACCGGGAGCGCGTCGCCCTGGTGGAGGAACTGGCCGCGGCGCCGGACACCCTGGCCGTCTCCAACATCACGCACCCGGTCGTCGGGAGCAGTTGCTTCGGCATCGAGGGCTACAAGCGGATCTCCTGGGAGATCGCGGACCGGGCGCCCGAGCCGGTGCGGCACGTGATCCTGCCCTCCAGCCGGGGGGATCTCGCCTGGGGTGTCCACCGCGGCTTCGCGGAAGTCGCCGAACAGCGGGGCCTGCCGGTCCCGCGACTGCACCTCGTCGAGCCGTATCCCCGGCTCTCCGCGGTGCTCGACGGAGCCTCCCTCACCGACAGGTTCCCCGGGGACTTCGGGCGGCTGTCCTCCATCGCCGGCGACGGCACGACCGTACAGGCGCATCGGGCCGTCACCCGCTCCAAGGGCTCCGCGGTGGTGGTGTCCGACGCGGTCGCCGACGAGTGGTTCTCGCGGCTGTGCCGTCGAGGACACGTCTGGGAGCGCAGCAGCGCCACGGTCTTCGCGGCCCTGGACACACTGCGCGCACGGGGGCGACTGACGGAGGGAGAGCCGACCGTCCTCATCGCCACATCGCACCTTTTCAAGGGCTTCTAG
- a CDS encoding class I SAM-dependent methyltransferase yields MKTSSLWGTPPSRFYRFLKRLGEEAEGNPPTLAVVGCADGKFVLPAARRGFKVWAIDIDEIALFGGMKQDTSGEVHMPGLRSRVKDEDLEELVEIVHGDFMESAPGRTFDGVFTSGALQYSNNMEHSLTQMVDAVGDLVRPGGLFYLDYMLPYEEKYKGRPNCPEAPWWAEYLKQRPQWDVQYNRVMEPTLDRAHVEYPVDHYHQWGHALAVRAPSA; encoded by the coding sequence ATGAAGACCAGCAGCCTCTGGGGAACGCCGCCTTCACGCTTCTACCGCTTTCTCAAGCGCCTCGGGGAGGAGGCCGAGGGCAATCCACCGACCCTGGCCGTCGTCGGCTGCGCGGACGGCAAGTTCGTCCTTCCCGCCGCTCGTCGCGGGTTCAAGGTGTGGGCGATCGACATCGACGAGATCGCCCTCTTCGGAGGCATGAAGCAGGACACCTCGGGCGAGGTCCACATGCCGGGGCTCCGGTCGCGGGTCAAGGACGAGGACCTCGAGGAACTCGTGGAGATCGTGCACGGCGACTTCATGGAATCGGCGCCCGGCCGGACCTTCGACGGCGTCTTCACCAGCGGCGCCCTCCAGTACTCCAACAACATGGAGCACAGCCTGACGCAGATGGTGGACGCGGTGGGTGATCTGGTGCGTCCGGGAGGCCTGTTCTACCTCGACTACATGCTGCCCTACGAGGAGAAGTACAAGGGCCGCCCGAACTGTCCCGAAGCCCCCTGGTGGGCCGAGTACCTCAAGCAGCGTCCGCAGTGGGACGTCCAGTACAACCGCGTCATGGAGCCGACGCTCGACCGCGCCCACGTCGAGTACCCGGTCGACCACTACCACCAGTGGGGGCATGCGCTCGCGGTGCGTGCCCCGTCGGCCTAG
- a CDS encoding YqcI/YcgG family protein, protein MAPIVAGTLCPFAVKARMRGAPAYDEGRSLRANLEASVPAFTCFTEDTRTEELDAFVYRFPRSAVGDDINRLARLVRTLVEVLLVHDPVDPRVPARRDILAARWRLSFAGVDYFAPVFSPVYGKEHSRYTYGVSDSVFVLMQPNSSFHTRLGSRATKIRGNIRSRFEEAGQPYPSTELEAHKFVLPLNPEDNPVNWYDLPPFPRDCIAERGLMAS, encoded by the coding sequence GTGGCTCCGATCGTGGCCGGGACGCTGTGCCCCTTCGCGGTCAAGGCGCGCATGCGCGGTGCTCCCGCCTACGACGAGGGCCGCTCGCTGCGCGCCAACCTGGAGGCCTCCGTCCCCGCCTTCACGTGCTTCACCGAGGACACGCGGACGGAGGAACTGGACGCGTTCGTCTACCGGTTTCCCCGGTCGGCGGTCGGCGACGACATCAATCGGCTGGCGCGGCTGGTGCGCACGCTCGTCGAGGTCCTGCTCGTCCACGACCCCGTCGACCCGCGCGTACCGGCACGGCGCGACATCCTGGCCGCGCGCTGGCGGCTGTCCTTCGCCGGCGTCGACTACTTCGCGCCTGTCTTCTCACCCGTCTACGGGAAGGAGCACAGCCGATACACCTACGGAGTGAGTGACAGCGTGTTCGTCCTGATGCAGCCGAACAGTTCCTTCCACACACGGCTCGGAAGCAGGGCCACGAAGATCCGCGGGAACATAAGGTCGCGTTTCGAAGAGGCCGGACAGCCGTACCCGAGCACGGAACTCGAAGCGCACAAGTTCGTCCTCCCGCTCAACCCCGAAGACAATCCGGTGAATTGGTACGACTTACCGCCGTTTCCCCGGGACTGCATCGCCGAGAGAGGGCTCATGGCCTCGTGA
- a CDS encoding non-canonical purine NTP pyrophosphatase has product MNKVLLASQNSIKLEEVRSVFPEVDVVRVDLLEVQSVDVRRVVEHKLEQVAALRLPVPVLVEDTGLAVEAWNGLPGALVKWFVDGLGAQGLKDAFPADGPATAIATSAVGVVFDGERAVWEGHTEGRLVDSRGGLGGWTPVFEVKDTGLTLGEMTFADRMRWTMRREPLLAARDWISKRTATAS; this is encoded by the coding sequence GTGAACAAAGTACTTCTCGCCAGTCAGAACTCCATCAAGCTCGAAGAGGTCCGCAGCGTCTTCCCCGAGGTCGACGTGGTGCGCGTCGATCTGCTGGAAGTGCAGTCGGTGGACGTACGGCGGGTGGTGGAGCACAAGCTCGAACAGGTCGCGGCCCTGCGGCTGCCCGTACCGGTCCTCGTCGAGGACACGGGACTCGCCGTGGAGGCCTGGAACGGCCTGCCCGGAGCGCTGGTCAAGTGGTTCGTGGACGGGCTGGGCGCCCAGGGACTCAAGGATGCCTTCCCCGCCGACGGGCCCGCCACGGCGATCGCCACCAGCGCGGTGGGCGTCGTGTTCGACGGCGAGCGCGCGGTGTGGGAGGGGCACACCGAAGGGAGACTGGTCGACAGCCGGGGCGGACTCGGCGGCTGGACACCGGTGTTCGAAGTGAAGGACACCGGACTCACCCTCGGCGAGATGACTTTCGCCGACCGGATGCGCTGGACCATGCGGCGGGAGCCGCTGCTGGCAGCCCGGGACTGGATCTCCAAACGCACCGCCACGGCGTCGTGA
- a CDS encoding TIGR00730 family Rossman fold protein → MNICVFLSAADLDERYVEPTREFAEQLGSSGHTLVWGGSDVGLMKVLADGVQAAGGRLCGVSVEFLTHVVRPGCDEMVITKDLGERKALLLDKADAVIMLVGGTGTLDETTDILELRKHELSDKPLAVVNTAGFYDGLKIQLERMDAEGFLPIPLPRLMYFADTGKEALDYVEKYAEKHAVEQAPTAG, encoded by the coding sequence GTGAACATCTGCGTATTCCTCTCCGCCGCCGATCTCGACGAGCGCTATGTCGAGCCGACCCGTGAATTCGCCGAACAGCTCGGCAGCTCCGGCCACACCCTGGTGTGGGGTGGCTCCGACGTCGGCCTGATGAAGGTGCTCGCGGACGGCGTCCAGGCCGCGGGCGGACGGCTGTGCGGCGTCTCCGTGGAGTTCCTGACACATGTCGTACGACCCGGCTGCGACGAGATGGTGATCACCAAGGACCTGGGGGAACGCAAGGCGCTCCTGCTGGACAAGGCGGACGCCGTCATCATGCTGGTCGGCGGCACCGGGACCCTGGACGAGACCACCGACATCCTGGAACTGAGGAAACACGAGCTGTCCGACAAGCCCCTCGCCGTGGTGAACACCGCGGGCTTCTACGACGGACTCAAGATCCAGTTGGAGCGCATGGACGCCGAGGGTTTCCTGCCGATACCACTGCCCCGGCTCATGTACTTCGCCGACACGGGCAAGGAAGCGCTCGACTATGTCGAGAAGTACGCCGAGAAGCACGCCGTGGAACAGGCCCCGACAGCCGGCTGA
- a CDS encoding GNAT family N-acetyltransferase yields the protein METPILRAQDMDVVAGRWSLLAESLYSLPNWLRTAESREGDRHYSVLDGEPAPRGGLVVYHMTEKSWFYNNPVAQLVHPDPALRPFLTPEEQRRLSDHAVRLEKAAARLSPALVSVLPSGYLPGLLRAPGADDGVIGELADELEHLCTGQGLETAAVMHVPERDTVLRGALEGRGYVPYVSVGDCVLPVSWPDFDGYLDGLRSPRPTRIRREIRGFEESGAILRETTVDDLDDRHAHLHAEHLRRYGHDVHVKGSRALISAIQRNPTGRGRVLEAWRGDVLVGFVVCYEANREFHPKMIGVGPEERKAFTYFNLCYYGLIRIAARENAHRVVYGPESYEAKAFRGCAPERRISYLRVPEDLRDDVAATAAVIDAAGRRRLDSFAWQT from the coding sequence GTGGAGACACCGATCCTGCGGGCACAGGACATGGACGTGGTGGCGGGACGCTGGTCCCTGCTCGCGGAGAGTCTCTACTCGCTGCCCAACTGGCTGCGTACGGCGGAGAGTCGCGAGGGCGACCGCCACTACTCGGTTCTCGACGGCGAGCCCGCCCCGCGAGGCGGGCTCGTCGTCTACCACATGACCGAGAAGAGCTGGTTCTACAACAACCCCGTCGCGCAGTTGGTCCACCCGGACCCGGCCCTGCGGCCGTTCCTCACCCCGGAGGAACAGCGGCGGCTCTCCGATCACGCCGTCCGACTGGAGAAGGCCGCCGCCCGGCTCTCCCCGGCGCTGGTGTCCGTCCTGCCCAGCGGGTACCTCCCGGGTCTGCTCAGGGCCCCGGGCGCGGACGACGGAGTGATCGGAGAACTGGCGGACGAACTGGAGCACCTGTGCACCGGGCAAGGTCTGGAGACCGCCGCCGTGATGCACGTGCCGGAACGGGACACCGTCCTGCGCGGCGCACTGGAGGGCCGGGGGTACGTGCCGTACGTCTCCGTCGGCGACTGCGTCCTGCCCGTCTCCTGGCCGGACTTCGACGGCTACCTGGACGGTCTGCGCAGCCCGAGACCGACCCGGATCCGCCGGGAGATACGGGGCTTCGAGGAGTCGGGCGCGATCCTGCGCGAGACCACGGTCGACGACCTGGACGACCGGCACGCACACCTGCACGCCGAGCACCTCCGGCGCTACGGCCATGACGTCCACGTCAAGGGATCGCGCGCCCTGATCAGCGCGATCCAGCGCAACCCCACCGGCCGGGGCAGAGTGCTGGAGGCCTGGCGCGGGGACGTCCTGGTCGGCTTCGTCGTCTGCTACGAGGCGAACCGGGAGTTCCACCCGAAGATGATCGGCGTCGGCCCCGAGGAGCGAAAGGCCTTCACCTACTTCAACCTCTGCTACTACGGCCTGATCCGCATCGCCGCCCGGGAGAACGCGCACCGCGTCGTCTACGGGCCGGAGTCCTACGAGGCCAAGGCGTTCCGTGGCTGCGCGCCGGAGAGGCGGATCAGCTATCTCCGGGTACCGGAGGACCTGCGCGACGACGTCGCCGCCACGGCGGCCGTGATCGACGCCGCGGGCCGGCGCCGGCTCGACTCCTTCGCCTGGCAGACCTGA
- a CDS encoding cytochrome P450, producing the protein MAETGIVPSADSDTAPAYPTVRTGCPLDLPPRVGELREERPVARVTLWDGSRPWLVTRYDDSRQALRDPRLSADLHRPGFPFISPVQKLQQNQDLPVGFLRMDPPEHTRQRRMLIPEFIVKRMERIRPEVDALVASLLDDMTRSGSSADLVGSFALPLPSLVICRLLGVPYQDHDFFQEQSRLMLDQTAGVDQVLAARAELRDYFDRLAVHKAARPDDDLLSRLVAEQEAPGHLTHDEVVGMAAVLLVAGHETTANMIGIGVLNLLETPDQWAALCEDPGLVPGAVEELLRHQTIIHTGLPRVATEDLEIGGVTVRAGEGVLIQLASANRDPRVFDAPDRLDVRHPPRRHLAFGFGVHQCLGLPLARVELQSALTGLVRELPGLTITKSLDELAFRHRMNVYGPVELPVTW; encoded by the coding sequence ATGGCTGAAACCGGTATCGTCCCGTCCGCCGACTCCGACACCGCGCCGGCGTATCCCACCGTCCGCACCGGGTGTCCGCTGGACCTGCCCCCGCGGGTCGGGGAGTTGCGTGAGGAACGCCCCGTCGCCAGGGTCACGCTCTGGGACGGCAGCCGCCCCTGGCTGGTGACGCGCTACGACGACTCGCGGCAGGCGCTCCGCGACCCCAGGCTGAGCGCGGATCTGCACCGCCCCGGGTTCCCCTTCATCTCCCCGGTCCAGAAGCTCCAGCAGAACCAGGATCTGCCGGTGGGGTTCCTGCGCATGGACCCGCCCGAGCACACCAGGCAACGTCGCATGCTCATACCGGAGTTCATCGTCAAACGCATGGAGCGGATACGCCCCGAGGTCGACGCCCTGGTGGCGTCGCTGCTCGACGACATGACGCGGTCCGGCTCGTCGGCCGACCTGGTCGGCTCCTTCGCGCTGCCGCTGCCGTCCCTGGTGATCTGCCGACTGCTGGGCGTGCCGTACCAGGACCACGACTTCTTCCAGGAGCAGAGCCGGCTGATGCTCGACCAGACGGCGGGGGTCGACCAGGTCCTCGCCGCCCGTGCGGAACTGCGCGACTACTTCGACCGGCTGGCCGTGCACAAGGCCGCCCGGCCGGACGACGACCTGCTCAGCCGGCTGGTGGCGGAGCAGGAGGCACCGGGGCATCTCACCCACGACGAGGTCGTCGGCATGGCCGCCGTGCTCCTGGTCGCCGGCCACGAGACCACCGCCAACATGATCGGCATCGGTGTGCTGAACCTGCTGGAGACCCCGGACCAGTGGGCGGCGCTGTGCGAGGACCCCGGTCTGGTCCCGGGGGCCGTGGAGGAACTGCTGCGCCACCAGACCATCATCCACACGGGCCTGCCCCGCGTGGCGACGGAGGACCTGGAGATCGGCGGTGTCACCGTCCGGGCCGGCGAAGGCGTCCTGATCCAGCTCGCGTCCGCCAACCGTGACCCGCGGGTCTTCGACGCCCCGGACCGGTTGGACGTCCGGCACCCACCACGCCGGCACCTGGCCTTCGGCTTCGGCGTCCACCAGTGCCTTGGCCTCCCCCTGGCCCGCGTGGAACTCCAGTCGGCCCTGACCGGCCTCGTCCGCGAACTGCCCGGCCTGACGATCACCAAGTCCCTCGACGAGCTGGCCTTCCGGCACCGCATGAACGTCTACGGCCCGGTAGAACTGCCCGTGACCTGGTAA
- a CDS encoding glycosyltransferase, giving the protein MAQALARLTVWHINTTAVGGGVADLLEKTVGLHNDSGLRARWLVLTGEAPFFAVTKRLHHRLHGTPDPFGELGPADRDLYEDTTLRQAHAVLDRVAPGDLCVLHDPQTLGLAPHLAAAGLHVVWRCHIGTDTPSEVVRDTWSFLDPYLQAPARCVFSAEGYAPPALTREEGRVVILRPSIDPATRKNRPMTDMAVHQQLRTIGLEAGDRRPARSPAARTARIVQDRPLPADAPLILQVSRWDPLKDMAGVLRAFTDHIAPARPDTHLVLAGPEPSDIPDDPEGAQILGELHRAREPLDARVRGRVHLVTLSLRDAAANADSVNALQRRADVVVQKSLQEGFGLTVTEAMWKSRAIVASAVGGIPHQIRDGFEGTLVPDPHDLSAFGRAVLRLLSDPGLRARIGTAAHRRCTKDFLIYREFLEYCSLYVDVLQQTWATRNA; this is encoded by the coding sequence ATGGCGCAGGCCTTAGCCCGGCTGACCGTCTGGCATATCAACACCACCGCCGTCGGCGGTGGTGTTGCTGATTTACTGGAAAAAACCGTCGGCCTGCACAATGATTCGGGACTGCGGGCGCGCTGGCTCGTGCTCACCGGTGAGGCGCCGTTCTTCGCGGTGACGAAACGGCTCCACCACCGGCTGCACGGCACTCCCGACCCGTTCGGCGAGCTGGGCCCGGCCGACCGGGATCTCTACGAGGACACCACGCTCCGGCAGGCGCACGCGGTGCTGGACCGGGTGGCGCCGGGCGACCTCTGCGTCCTGCACGACCCGCAGACCCTCGGACTGGCCCCGCACCTCGCGGCCGCCGGGCTGCACGTCGTCTGGCGCTGTCACATCGGCACCGACACACCCTCCGAGGTGGTCCGCGACACCTGGTCCTTTCTCGACCCCTACCTCCAGGCACCCGCGCGCTGCGTGTTCTCGGCCGAGGGGTACGCCCCGCCGGCCCTGACACGCGAGGAGGGGCGGGTGGTCATCCTGCGCCCCTCGATCGACCCGGCCACCCGCAAGAACCGTCCGATGACGGACATGGCGGTTCACCAGCAGTTACGCACCATCGGGCTAGAAGCAGGAGACCGCCGCCCCGCCCGCTCCCCCGCCGCCCGCACGGCCCGCATCGTGCAGGACCGCCCGCTCCCGGCGGACGCCCCGCTGATCCTCCAGGTCTCCCGCTGGGACCCCCTCAAGGACATGGCCGGCGTGCTGCGGGCCTTCACCGACCACATCGCGCCGGCCCGGCCCGACACCCATCTCGTGCTCGCCGGTCCGGAGCCGTCCGACATCCCCGACGACCCCGAGGGCGCCCAGATCCTCGGCGAACTGCACCGCGCCCGGGAACCGCTCGACGCCCGGGTACGAGGACGCGTCCACCTGGTCACCCTGTCCCTGCGGGACGCCGCGGCCAACGCCGACTCCGTCAACGCGCTGCAACGGCGCGCGGACGTCGTCGTACAGAAAAGCCTCCAGGAGGGGTTCGGTCTCACCGTCACCGAGGCGATGTGGAAGAGCAGGGCCATCGTCGCCAGCGCCGTCGGAGGAATTCCGCACCAGATCCGCGACGGGTTCGAGGGCACGCTGGTACCGGACCCCCATGACCTTTCCGCTTTCGGCCGCGCCGTTCTCCGACTGCTCTCGGACCCCGGTCTGCGCGCGAGGATCGGCACCGCGGCACACCGCCGCTGCACGAAGGACTTCCTCATCTACCGGGAATTCCTGGAGTACTGCTCGCTCTACGTCGACGTACTCCAGCAGACCTGGGCCACCAGGAATGCGTGA